A stretch of DNA from Solidesulfovibrio fructosivorans JJ]:
GCCATGGAGGAGTACGGGGCGCGCTACATCCGGGGCCGCGTGGCCATGGTCTACCCCAAGGACGGCAAGATGATCGTGCGCGGGGCGGATACGCTGGCCGGCACCCAGGTCGAGGTCGAAGCCGATCTGGTGGTCCTGGCCGCCGGCGCCGAGGCTGCCAAGGGCGCGCCGCAGCTGGCCGAAAAGCTGCGCATCTCCTACGACAAATACGGCTTTTTCATGGAAAGCCACGTGAAGCTCAAGCCCGTGGAGACCAACACCGCCGGCGTGTATCTGGCCGGCTCCTGCCAGGGTCCCAAGGACATTCCCCAGTCCGTGGGCCAGGGCAGCGCCGCCGCGGCCAAGGTGCTGGCGCTTTTCTCCAAGGACATGCTCGAAAGCGACCCGCAGATCTCCCACGTGGACATCAAGCGCTGCGTGGGCTGCGGCAAGTGCATCATGACCTGCCCCTTCAAGGCCATCAAGGAAGTGGAATTCCGCGGCCAGAAGAAGGCCGAGGTCATCGAGACGGTGTGCCAGGGCTGCGGCCTTTGCACCTCGACCTGTCCCCAGGGCGCCATCCAGCTCTCCCACTTCACGGACAACGAAATCCTCGCGGAGGTCAACGCCTTATGCCAGTCCTGACCGGCAAGGAACTGCGAATCGTCGGATTCCTGTGCAATTGGTGCTCCTATGGGGGCGCGGACACGGCGGGCGTCGGTCGGTTTACCCAGCCCACGGACCTGCGCATCATCCGCGTGCCCTGCTCCGGACGCATCGATCCGCTCTTTATCGCCAAAACGCTTTTAAACGGCGCCGACGGCGTGCTTGTCTCCGGCTGCCACCCGCGCGACTGCCACTACGCCGAGGGCAACTTCTACGCCCGGCGGCGTCTG
This window harbors:
- a CDS encoding hydrogenase iron-sulfur subunit; the encoded protein is MPVLTGKELRIVGFLCNWCSYGGADTAGVGRFTQPTDLRIIRVPCSGRIDPLFIAKTLLNGADGVLVSGCHPRDCHYAEGNFYARRRLEVLKRFLPILGIDPGRFDYTWVSASEGQRWQKVVTVFTEQIHALGPAPRYDGVSAEMLAKAAGALGQGGNRVAA